A window of the Linepithema humile isolate Giens D197 chromosome 4, Lhum_UNIL_v1.0, whole genome shotgun sequence genome harbors these coding sequences:
- the LOC136999678 gene encoding huntingtin-like: MRTLPKLAKYNVAKIDVKFEEDIAKFSMLCLELAHWIIYSDRKSVRKLRPHDMYLALSCAAEILRHAAPSKIVGDSTRYTWVCSAAISLTKVVESVLTTMDPLPTVDSQALEPALRDEDTKDYARACVQMASIVAWLEKCQTEGSTKNIPPYLFDTIKSLVVSVSRQPLVRSYILTPPLVWKRGCNVIGTSPTKCYFPLPSSESNLLQEMDILEQFIYRVNLLGWTSRSQFEEIWMAFLSVRNFLQNENTPSDEVAALIQASGLAVQAITRLLLQTLLLPCPGNPGASTQIHHPRDPQLSVHKISSQKLYAIQKLFLWKYEYMNDAEGKSGLKLDHIFQRGNVERTATFDRFTYSQLSVSYLWSLCNLYEDKLNASVLDLKNRRNDALMSASLDLDSCLRFLIEHYTIWMSPQANTPVQLLTEIIKSILAISELFLERSQYQWMLDVCLEISRVHPTENAILHQYLAISVCKAAAVLTPLDLDTLDKVKRIVDMNLKSGFLASRISALHGSLYLLQSAVLAKCEETMNIIHPLAIEYIQKHIDSQDSNGVLNQSEEHQGIMWALVFFLLEHAEDTPPDTEAPAVLELVLSLVTSQNISYGLHQSLLQGLERLVATKSVVGKVAEQIVKVAMDRLKQPSPLLALPALQLLLTCMYTEAADRLNQPGAEKPLPDVEPETLVRSIERTSAIFDKIRKGHPMEVEVLCTVLSGVLGDFFPPSEILTKVIGEFLSPQQPHPRLLSAVVFKVCEKACTCTEMELLQDWVVFSLPNFIQSLPVAMSTWCLSCFFISASTNHWLRALFPYVQSRIGKYEYEDKKMLCIAASDFYHKLSKESQKKAFVETFEAAAKEPGTPFSDILASF, from the exons ATGAGGACGCTGCCAAAACTGGCCAAGTACAACGTGGCGAAGATCGACGTCAAGTTCGAGGAGGACATCGCCAAATTTTCCATGCTGTGCCTCGAGCTGGCGCATTGGATCATCTATTCCGACCGGAAGAGCGTTCGCAAATTGCGGCCGCACGACATGTACCTCGCGCTGAGCTGCGCCGCTGAGATTCTGCGGCACGCTGCACCGAGTAAGATCGTCGGGGACAGCACGCGTTACACCTGGGTCTGCTCCGCGGCGATCTCGCTGACGAAAGTCGTGGAGAGCGTGCTCACGACGATGGACCCCCTGCCGACCGTGGATTCTCAGGCGCTGGAGCCGGCGCTCCGAGACGAGGACACGAAGGATTACGCCCGGGCGTGCGTCCAAATGGCGTCGATAGTGGCCTGGCTCGAGAAGTGTCAGACGGAAGGCTCCACGAAAAATATTCCGCCGTACCTGTTCGACACGATAAAATCGCTCGTCGTCAGCGTGAGCCGGCAGCCGCTGGTGAGATCTTACATCCTGACGCCGCCTCTGGTGTGGAAACGCGGCTGCAACGTCATCGGCACGAGCCCGACGAAGTGCTACTTTCCGTTGCCGTCGTCGGAATCCAATCTTCTGCAGGAAATGGACATCCTCGAGCAGTTCATTTACCGGGTGAATCTGCTGGGCTGGACGTCGAGGTCGCAGTTCGAGGAGATTTGGATGGCGTTTCTCAGCGTTCGGAACTTTCTGCAGAACGAGAACACGCCGTCGGACGAGGTGGCCGCTCTGATTCAAGCGAGCGGCCTCGCGGTCCAGGCGATCACGAGATTACTGCTGCAAACTCTGCTGCTGCCGTGTCCCGGCAATCCCGGCGCCAGCACGCAGATTCACCATCCCAGAGATCCTCAGCTCTCCGTTCACAAGATCAGTTCCCAGAAACTGTACGCGATACAGAAGCTGTTTCTGTGGAAGTACGAGTACATGAATGACGCGGAGGGTAAAAGCGGCCTGAAGCTGGATCATATATTTCAAAGAGGAAACGTGGAGAGGACCGCGACTTTCGACAGATTCACGTACAGCCAACTGTCAGTCTCTTACTTGTGGTCGCTGTGCAATTTGTACGAGGACAAGCTGAACGCCTCCGTTCTCGATCTAAAGAACAGGAGAAACGACGCGCTGATGTCCGCGTCCCTCGATCTGGATTCCTGCCTGCGTTTCCTCATCGAGCATTACACCATCTGGATGTCGCCGCAGGCCAACACGCCTGTGCAACTGCTGACGGAGATCATCAAGTCCATTCTCGCGATCTCGGAACTCTTTCTCGAAAGATCGCAGTATCAGTGGATGCTGGACGTGTGCCTGGAAATCTCGAGGGTTCATCCGACGGAGAACGCAATCCTACATCAATACTTGGCCATTTCCGTCTGCAAAGCCGCTGCCGTTTTGACACCATTG GATTTGGATACATTGGATAAAGTGAAGCGCATAGTGGACATGAATTTGAAATCGGGATTCCTGGCTTCCAGAATTTCCGCGCTTCACGGTTCTCTGTACTTACTGCAGAGTGCGGTGTTAGCTAAATGCGAGGAAACGATGAACATTATACATCCCTTAGCCATCGAGTACATTCAGAAGCACATTGACTCGCAAGATTCGAATGG CGTTTTGAATCAAAGCGAGGAGCATCAGGGAATAATGTGGGCGCTGGTATTCTTCCTGTTGGAGCACGCGGAAGACACACCGCCGGATACGGAAGCGCCGGCCGTGTTGGAGTTAGTCCTTTCTCTAGTCACATCTCAGAACATCTCTTACGGCTTACATCAGAGTCTGCTGCAG GGTCTGGAGAGGCTTGTGGCAACGAAAAGCGTAGTCGGCAAGGTCGCTGAGCAAATCGTGAAGGTCGCGATGGATCGACTAAAACAGCCGAGCCCGTTGCTGGCGCTGCCGGCTCTGCAGCTTCTGCTGACGTGCATGTACACGGAGGCGGCCGACCGACTGAATCAGCCCGGCGCTGAGAAGCCGCTGCCGGACGTGGAGCCCGAGACGCTGGTCCGCTCCATAGAACGCACCTCCGCGATATTCGACAAGATCCGCAAGGGTCATCCCATGGAGGTGGAGGTCCTATGCACGGTACTGTCTGGCGTCCTCGGTGACTTTTTCCCGCCGTCGGAGATCCTGACCAAAGTCATAGGGGAGTTTCTGTCCCCGCAACAACCGCACCCGAGGTTACTCTCCGCTGTTGTTTTCAAA GTCTGTGAGAAAGCGTGTACCTGCACGGAAATGGAGCTCCTGCAAGACTGGGTGGTATTCAGCTTACCGAATTTCATTCAGAGCCTGCCGGTGGCGATGTCGACCTGGTGCTTGTCCTGCTTCTTTATAAGCGCATCGACGAATCATTGGTTGAGAGCTCT ATTTCCGTATGTTCAGTCGAGGATAGGAAAGTACGAGTACGAAGACAAGAAAATGTTGTGTATAGCCGCttcagatttttatcataag TTATCCAAAGAGTCTCAGAAGAAAGCGTTTGTCGAGACTTTCGAGGCTGCCGCGAAGGAACCTGGAACTCCATTCAGCGACATTTTAGCatccttttaa